One region of Duncaniella freteri genomic DNA includes:
- the gldM gene encoding gliding motility protein GldM has translation MSESVTRLSPRQRMINLMYIVLTAMLALNVSSDVLDGFVQVEDGLARTNVNVIERNDALYSRLERIAADNPEKGSRWLDKASDVRRRAGELYRHVDTLKLAIIREADGEDGSPDDIRHRDDLDAASVVMLGAGVSRGQKLRASIDTYRDYVTSLVTDSLKRAFIDESLSTRPFRRQGIAADQKWEESKFENQPVVAAVTLLTKLQNDICYAEGEALAGLLAAVDAGDVRVNELNAFVVPQSRMVMRGGRYSAAIVLAAVDTTARPDIFIGGDKLSGGKGTYEFTASNVGTFDYSGYIEVGHGDGSVSRHPFSSSYTVMEPTATVSATMMNVLYAGINNPVSISVPGVPTKDVSAVMTNGTLSRQGNGWVARPDKVGVDATVTVSAEIDGVRQNVASSTFRVRRLPDPAAYITLTAPDGTGNRYRGGKPISKSALASAPGIGAAIDDDMLDIDFRVLGFETVFFDQMGNAIPEVSQGADFSPRQRDRLKRLSRGKRFYISRIRAKGPDGIERVLSPMEIIVN, from the coding sequence ATGTCAGAATCAGTAACCAGGCTTTCGCCACGGCAGAGGATGATCAACCTCATGTACATCGTCCTGACTGCTATGCTTGCACTGAATGTGTCAAGCGATGTCCTTGATGGCTTCGTGCAGGTTGAGGATGGCCTGGCACGTACTAATGTCAATGTCATAGAGCGTAACGATGCCTTGTACTCACGGCTTGAAAGGATTGCGGCTGACAATCCCGAGAAAGGTTCCCGCTGGCTTGACAAGGCTTCGGATGTGCGTCGCCGTGCCGGTGAGCTCTACCGTCATGTCGATACTCTGAAACTTGCGATAATAAGGGAGGCCGACGGAGAGGATGGCTCTCCCGATGATATACGGCACCGCGACGACCTTGATGCGGCGTCGGTAGTGATGCTTGGAGCCGGGGTGTCGCGCGGGCAGAAGCTTAGGGCCTCAATCGACACTTACCGTGATTATGTCACATCGCTTGTCACGGATTCTTTGAAGCGTGCTTTTATAGATGAATCGCTGAGCACGCGTCCTTTCCGGCGTCAGGGAATCGCGGCGGATCAGAAGTGGGAGGAGTCTAAGTTTGAGAATCAGCCTGTGGTGGCCGCCGTGACACTTCTCACCAAGCTTCAGAATGACATATGCTATGCCGAGGGTGAGGCTCTTGCAGGACTGCTGGCTGCGGTCGATGCCGGGGATGTGCGTGTAAACGAGCTTAATGCATTTGTAGTGCCTCAGTCACGCATGGTGATGCGGGGTGGCAGGTACTCGGCGGCCATAGTGCTTGCCGCCGTGGATACTACTGCTCGTCCCGATATATTCATTGGCGGGGACAAACTCTCCGGAGGCAAGGGGACATATGAGTTCACGGCTTCCAATGTAGGCACATTCGATTATTCCGGTTATATAGAGGTAGGGCATGGCGACGGTTCGGTAAGCCGTCATCCGTTCAGTTCCTCCTACACTGTTATGGAGCCTACTGCAACGGTTTCTGCCACGATGATGAATGTCCTGTATGCCGGTATAAACAATCCTGTGAGCATCTCAGTGCCGGGTGTTCCGACTAAGGATGTGTCAGCCGTCATGACCAACGGTACACTCTCCCGCCAGGGAAACGGATGGGTGGCGCGTCCTGACAAAGTGGGGGTGGACGCCACAGTGACAGTCTCAGCCGAGATTGACGGTGTGAGGCAGAATGTCGCATCTTCCACATTCAGGGTGCGCAGGCTCCCTGATCCTGCCGCTTACATTACGCTGACAGCTCCCGATGGCACCGGCAACCGTTACCGCGGGGGAAAGCCCATATCCAAGTCCGCGCTTGCATCTGCTCCGGGTATAGGCGCGGCGATTGACGATGACATGCTCGATATTGACTTCCGTGTGCTCGGTTTTGAGACCGTATTCTTTGACCAGATGGGCAATGCCATCCCTGAAGTGTCTCAGGGGGCTGATTTCAGTCCGCGTCAGCGCGACCGGTTGAAGAGGCTTTCACGCGGTAAGCGGTTCTATATCTCACGCATCCGTGCAAAGGGTCCTGACGGTATCGAGCGAGTGTTGTCGCCTATGGAAATAATAGTGAATTGA
- the gldN gene encoding gliding motility protein GldN, giving the protein MKKILLTAIALLAAICVFAQDASSTASTVVRRKVSERNARSSAPGVTQRMQSHIDNSLSSSDDSELQWMRVMYRSLDLTKDANGALYYPDEVVEGQDNLFRIIMKRMADGQLSAYEYLDGRERFTDEYKVKMRDILDRFYILHKDAKGSTEKNPKFSIDESDIPASEVLSYYIIERWEFDRRSNRVSTRVEAVCPVLHRAGDFGAEAVKYPMFWVRYDDLRPWIASQYIFTDDDNNLARHSYDDYFRLGLYDGDIYKTRNLKNKSLMQLHPDPDDLARARDSIQNRLDSYEKKLWVPSLDELAARREAADKAAAIAAGTEDGSEGISADSGDSGRSSARVSRSKRGVKSAASKSKPAKVKKPKAVKSRSTATRSVRNNRKRN; this is encoded by the coding sequence ATGAAGAAAATTCTTCTCACAGCCATTGCTCTTCTCGCAGCTATATGTGTGTTTGCGCAGGATGCATCCTCTACTGCTTCAACAGTTGTGCGCCGTAAGGTGTCTGAGAGGAATGCCCGGTCCTCAGCTCCGGGCGTGACACAGCGTATGCAGTCGCATATTGATAATTCTCTCTCCTCGTCCGATGACAGCGAATTGCAGTGGATGCGTGTGATGTACCGCAGTCTTGATCTCACCAAGGATGCCAACGGCGCGTTGTATTATCCTGATGAGGTTGTAGAGGGGCAGGACAATCTGTTTCGCATAATAATGAAGCGTATGGCCGACGGTCAGCTCTCGGCTTACGAGTATCTTGACGGACGTGAGAGGTTTACCGATGAATATAAGGTGAAGATGCGTGATATCCTCGACAGGTTCTATATCCTTCATAAGGATGCCAAAGGATCCACCGAGAAGAATCCAAAATTTTCTATCGATGAGTCAGATATCCCCGCCTCGGAGGTGCTGAGCTACTATATCATTGAGCGATGGGAATTTGACCGCAGGTCCAATCGTGTCAGCACCCGGGTTGAGGCTGTCTGTCCGGTGCTGCATCGTGCCGGAGATTTCGGAGCCGAGGCTGTGAAGTATCCGATGTTTTGGGTAAGGTATGATGACTTGCGGCCATGGATAGCATCCCAGTACATATTCACTGACGACGACAATAATCTTGCACGCCATAGCTACGATGATTATTTTCGCCTGGGGCTTTATGACGGTGACATTTATAAGACTCGCAATCTCAAGAACAAGTCGCTCATGCAGCTGCATCCCGATCCTGACGATCTGGCACGTGCTCGCGACAGTATCCAGAACCGTCTCGACAGCTATGAGAAGAAGCTGTGGGTGCCTTCGCTTGACGAGCTTGCTGCCAGGCGCGAAGCTGCTGACAAGGCAGCAGCGATTGCTGCCGGAACAGAGGATGGCAGTGAAGGGATTTCGGCTGACAGCGGTGACAGCGGGAGGAGCAGTGCAAGGGTGTCACGTTCAAAACGCGGGGTGAAGAGT